From a single Lolium rigidum isolate FL_2022 chromosome 7, APGP_CSIRO_Lrig_0.1, whole genome shotgun sequence genomic region:
- the LOC124670064 gene encoding ubiquinol oxidase 4, chloroplastic/chromoplastic-like encodes MAAVASASASPVPAALSSNLAGRFPHSFLPSPIRARRPVVLGSGSSRGRFRAEATQREKVRQGETVVEESFPVREAAEGPPEAVALTDDDDWVVRLEQSFNIFLTDFIIAILDLLYRDRDYARFFVLETIARVPYFAFISVLHLYETFGWSRKADYIKVHFAESMNEFHHLLIMEELGGNSEWIDRFLARFSAVFYYFIAVGMYMLSPRMAYHFSECVERHAYSTYDKFLKVNGDQLIKLPAPEAAINYYMNEDLYLFDEFQTSRAPSSRRPKVDNLYDVFINIRDDEAEHCKTMAACQTPGSIRSPHSTESRIETDREDSVKNSLANED; translated from the exons ATGGCGGCGGTCGCATCGGCCTCCGCGTCCCCTGTCCCCGCCGCGCTCTCCTCCAACCTCGCCGGCCGCTTTCCTCACTCCTTCCTGCCCTCCCCTATCCGCGCCCGCCGCCCCGTCGTACTCGGCTCCGG GAGTAGCAGGGGGAGGTTCCGCGCGGAGGCGACGCAGCGGGAGAAGGTGAGGCAGGGGGAGACCGTGGTGGAGGAGTCCTTCCCCGTCAGGGAAGCGGCGGAGGGCCCTCCGGAGGCGGTGGCTCTCACGGACGACGACGACTGGGTCGTCAGGCTCGAGCAGTCCTTCAACATCTTCCTCACG GATTTCATCATCGCGATACTTGATCTTCTGTACCGTGACCGCGACTACGCCAGGTTCTTCGTGCTCGAGACCATCGCCAGGGTGCCGTATTTCG CGTTTATATCGGTGCTTCACTTGTACGAGACCTTCGGCTGGTCGAGGAAAGCGGATTATATCAAAGTGCACTTTGCTGAAAGCATGAATGAGTTCCATCATCTCTTGATCATGGAA GAATTGGGTGGCAATTCTGAATGGATTGATCGCTTTCTTGCGCGGTTTAGTGCCGTTTTTTACTACTTCATAGCTGTTGGCATGTACATGCTGAGCCCAAGAATGGCAT ACCACTTTTCTGAGTGTGTTGAGAGGCATGCATACTCAACTTATGACAAGTTCCTTAAGGTCAATGGAG ATCAGTTGATAAAACTACCAGCTCCAGAGGCAGCTATAAACTATTACATGAATGAGGATCTTTACCTATTTG ATGAGTTTCAAACATCAAGAGCCCCAAGTTCTAGGAGGCCTAAAGTTG ataacttgtatgatgtaTTCATCAATATACGTGACGATGAGGCAGAGCATTGTAAGACGATGGCGGCCTGTCAAACACCTGGAAGTATCCGCTCTCCTCATTCCACGGAGAGCCGCATAGAAACTGATCGTGAAGATTCTGTAAAAAATTCTCTTGCAAATGAAGATTGA